The following are encoded together in the Pedobacter sp. D749 genome:
- a CDS encoding isoprenyl transferase, which produces MGFKEQIDYSRLPKHIAVIMDGNGRWAKGQGKIRVFGHEQGVLSVKDIVEGCVEVGIEYLTLYAFSTENWNRPKEEVDALMQILISTINKETETLNKNNIKLNAIGNIESLPQECIDDLKEAMEKTAHNEKCTLTLALSYSAKWEILEAAKKIASAVKDNAISLDDINEELFSSKLTTVNMPDPELMIRTSGEHRISNYLLWQMAYTEFYFTDVLWPDFRSEDLFEAIVDYQKRERRFGKISEQLN; this is translated from the coding sequence ATGGGATTTAAAGAACAAATAGACTATAGCCGCCTGCCAAAGCACATTGCCGTAATCATGGATGGTAATGGAAGATGGGCAAAAGGCCAGGGCAAAATCCGGGTTTTCGGACATGAACAAGGTGTACTTTCTGTAAAAGATATTGTAGAAGGTTGTGTTGAGGTGGGTATTGAATACCTTACTTTATATGCTTTTTCTACTGAAAACTGGAATAGACCTAAAGAAGAAGTAGATGCTTTGATGCAGATTCTGATTTCTACTATCAATAAAGAAACCGAAACACTTAATAAAAACAATATTAAGCTGAATGCCATTGGCAATATTGAATCTTTACCACAGGAGTGTATAGATGATTTAAAGGAAGCCATGGAAAAAACAGCCCATAACGAAAAATGTACCTTAACACTGGCACTAAGTTATAGTGCGAAATGGGAGATTTTAGAGGCCGCTAAAAAAATTGCATCAGCTGTAAAAGACAATGCCATTTCTTTGGATGATATTAATGAAGAACTGTTTTCATCGAAACTAACAACTGTAAATATGCCCGATCCTGAACTCATGATCAGGACCAGTGGCGAACACCGTATCAGCAATTACCTGCTTTGGCAAATGGCTTATACTGAGTTTTATTTTACTGATGTTTTATGGCCGGATTTCAGAAGTGAAGATCTTTTCGAGGCCATTGTAGACTATCAAAAACGCGAACGCCGTTTTGGTAAAATTAGCGAGCAATTAAACTAA